The following are encoded together in the Hydractinia symbiolongicarpus strain clone_291-10 chromosome 14, HSymV2.1, whole genome shotgun sequence genome:
- the LOC130625738 gene encoding macrophage receptor MARCO-like: MIGGKGEKGALSHITGPPGEKGEQITCLICRQMLQTDVIIAPMFSYENSNMKRGEPGIKGERGYLGIKGDRGEKGIQGIKGEFGQAGFSGLKGEKGAKGEQGIQGPKGW; encoded by the exons ATGATTGGGGGAAAAGGGGAAAAAGGAGCCTTATCTCACATTACTGGTCCGCCAGGAGAAAAGGGTGAACAAATAACCTGTCTAATCTGTCGTCAA ATGCTTCAAACTGATGTTATTATTGCTCCTATGTTCTCCTATGAAAATAGCAATATGAAACGAGGAGAACCAGGCATAAAAGGAGAGCGGGGTTACTTGGGTATTAAAGGCGATCGAGGTGAAAAAGGTATCCAGGGAATAAAGGGAGAATTTGGTCAAGCAGGTTTTTCCGGATTAAAG GGCGAAAAAGGTGCAAAGGGCGAGCAAGGGATTCAAGGTCCGAAGGGTTGGTGA
- the LOC130625999 gene encoding pulmonary surfactant-associated protein D-like, which produces MGTILIFLLAGLLAAKGNAETYIVKAPRRLEGPKGEPGHRGVKGDTGSPGEKGITGQKGYPGRHGETGMRGDAGHNGIRGPPGEIGLRGPPGKTGFDGIPGFSGFKGEEGRRGACDFKVSKYHDEYKMCFKKIHFVHLFCPPCNIRALSKK; this is translated from the exons ATGggaacaattttaatttttctactTGCTGGTTTGTTAGCAGCTAAAGGGAATGCAGAA acGTATATCGTAAAAGCTCCGCGTAGATTGGAAGGTCCTAAGGGAGAGCCTGGACATCGCGGTGTAAAAGGAGATACAGGGAGTCCTGGAGAAAAAGGCATAACTGGTCAAAAGGGATACCCAGGAAGACACGGTGAAACG GGAATGCGAGGAGATGCAGGTCACAATGGAATAAGAGGGCCACCGGGAGAGATTGGTCTAAGAGGTCCACCTGGTAAAACTGGATTTGATGGAATACCAGGTTTTAGTGGTTTCAAAGGTGAGGAGGGAAGAAGAGGTGCTTGTGATTTCAAGGTAAGTAAATATCATGATGAATATAAgatgtgttttaaaaaaatacatttcgttcatttattttgtcctcCTTGTAACATTCGTGCGTTATCTAAGAAATAA